The Nitrospirota bacterium genome contains a region encoding:
- a CDS encoding redoxin domain-containing protein, which produces MRDINEKAGKGKGRGIGVVYYLLFFFLYLYLFAYTATAQALLQTGAQAPGFSLKDVEGKDMILSQYSQKKAVVVVFWSTWSAKSPNALKRFEEFYKKYKDKGIQVIGINADNQTLANGDVEKIKSLIKELNITFPMVLDKGLKTFHEYSVIALPSTIVITEGKIAYELPGLPLVGTEDMFDYLLVLAGEQPKKKMGPKYMPRYDAIADTNLARGLVKKKRYEMAYPFFKKAIEKDPKYMLPYVELAKLYEIDGKRVEAEEILRKALSVEPDNVAVMTELGYFLTKTSRTAEAVGILGAAIKKNSYTPAYYYHAYALGKNGQMNESLKAFESALSLNPYDPVIYSLRGETYENSKILKEAASDYKKALELILKIKE; this is translated from the coding sequence ATGAGGGATATTAACGAAAAAGCAGGTAAAGGCAAAGGTAGAGGTATAGGAGTAGTTTATTATTTATTATTTTTCTTCCTTTACCTTTACCTTTTTGCTTATACCGCAACTGCTCAGGCCTTGCTCCAGACAGGGGCACAGGCTCCTGGCTTCTCGCTTAAAGACGTAGAAGGAAAGGATATGATTCTCTCGCAGTATTCGCAGAAGAAGGCTGTTGTTGTCGTGTTCTGGTCTACCTGGAGCGCCAAGTCCCCTAATGCCCTCAAGAGATTCGAAGAGTTTTACAAAAAATATAAAGACAAGGGCATACAGGTAATCGGGATTAATGCGGATAACCAAACTCTTGCTAACGGAGATGTTGAAAAAATAAAGAGCCTTATAAAAGAGCTTAATATTACATTTCCGATGGTTCTGGATAAGGGTTTAAAGACATTCCATGAATACAGCGTAATCGCCCTGCCATCCACTATAGTTATAACGGAGGGCAAGATAGCATATGAGCTTCCGGGACTTCCGCTTGTAGGCACGGAGGATATGTTTGATTATCTGCTTGTTCTTGCAGGAGAACAGCCCAAGAAAAAGATGGGACCTAAGTACATGCCCCGTTATGACGCCATCGCTGATACAAATCTTGCGAGGGGATTAGTGAAGAAAAAGAGATACGAGATGGCGTATCCTTTTTTTAAGAAGGCGATAGAGAAGGACCCTAAGTACATGCTTCCGTATGTAGAGCTTGCAAAACTGTACGAGATTGACGGCAAGAGGGTGGAGGCGGAAGAGATATTGAGAAAGGCATTATCTGTAGAGCCTGATAATGTTGCTGTCATGACCGAACTCGGTTATTTTCTTACGAAGACAAGCAGGACAGCCGAGGCTGTCGGGATACTTGGTGCGGCGATAAAAAAGAATTCATACACCCCTGCATATTATTATCATGCTTACGCCCTTGGAAAAAACGGGCAGATGAATGAATCTCTAAAGGCCTTTGAGAGCGCCCTTTCCCTGAACCCTTATGACCCCGTTATATACTCTCTGAGGGGAGAGACTTATGAAAACAGCAAGATACTGAAAGAGGCTGCATCTGATTACAAAAAGGCCCTTGAACTTATTTTGAAGATAAAAGAATAA
- a CDS encoding tetratricopeptide repeat protein: MEQRFRRLSPKNNENVIPPQAGIQKKSRNIDSCFRRNDGFLKFFLLCLFCLFIFFPPVVFAQQVEGDKAKAFYRESVKLFEDGNIDRAMDVVKEAIKADPNYPDAHDHLGYILLKKGQLDDAISAFNSALKINPMMRTSKTGIGLALLKKGDLKGAEAILKDALILNPYPSMTHYALGLVYEKLNDYEKAIVHFKEGIKTHKVRVGKE; encoded by the coding sequence ATGGAGCAGAGATTCCGGAGACTTAGCCCAAAAAATAATGAAAATGTCATTCCCCCGCAAGCTGGAATCCAGAAAAAAAGCAGAAACATAGATTCCTGCTTTCGCAGGAATGACGGTTTTCTCAAGTTTTTTTTACTCTGTCTTTTTTGCCTTTTCATCTTTTTCCCGCCTGTTGTTTTTGCTCAGCAAGTAGAGGGCGATAAGGCTAAAGCCTTTTACAGGGAGTCTGTTAAGCTCTTTGAAGATGGCAATATAGACAGGGCAATGGATGTAGTCAAAGAGGCTATTAAGGCAGACCCAAATTATCCAGATGCCCATGACCATCTCGGTTATATACTCTTAAAAAAAGGACAGTTGGACGATGCGATTAGCGCCTTCAACTCCGCCCTGAAGATAAATCCCATGATGCGCACCTCCAAGACAGGCATAGGCCTTGCCCTATTGAAGAAGGGCGATTTAAAAGGAGCGGAGGCTATTCTTAAGGATGCCTTGATATTAAATCCTTATCCTTCAATGACCCATTATGCGCTGGGGCTTGTCTATGAAAAACTCAATGATTATGAAAAGGCTATTGTACATTTTAAGGAAGGGATAAAGACTCATAAGGTAAGGGTGGGAAAGGAATGA